Genomic segment of Gemmatimonadota bacterium:
GCACCGTCCGCGTCGCGGCAGACACTGACCATCTTCGGTTTTTCCAAGCCTTCGAAGAGTGTGCGCTTGGTTGTCTTCCCACTGAAGTTCAGGCGCAGGGGCGGCAAATCGCAGTGCTTGAGACGCCAAATGCCATGCGTTTTGATTTTGAGCGGCACGGCGACAGGGTTGCCGTCGGCACCCGCATACGACATGGTGGCGCTGCGGTACGGTGATGCCGTGTCGCGGTCGCTTCGCAGCCGCTTCAGGTTGACGGTGATATTCACCGCCAGCGGTGCTTCGCTCGCAAAGAGCGGAACGGCGCGGCTCGCGACTTTTGCTGAGTCTGCCGCCTTGATGGGTGGCGGCGAGCCCCCAGCAGACTGCGCGGTGAGTGATGGTGTCGGCAGGCCAACGAACAGGGCCGTCATGGCGACGGCGGCGACACCGTTGATCACTCGCATAAGGTTCGCTTCCTACGCTGGGGGGACTCGACTTCGCGTACGCCGAATATGGACCACAAACCGCGTGGCGGCCAGTCGAGCGGTCAGCCGTCAATGGCGCGATGCATGCGCACAAATCGGATGGGCGTACCGTCGGGTACGATGTCCGTCACCCGTTCGGTTTCGGTAAAGCCACAGGCTTCGTAGAGCGGCACGCCGGGCAGCGTTGCCATCAGTTCGAGCTGGCGGAAACCGGCTGCACGGGCGGCTTCGGTACACGCCTCGAGGAGTTGCCGACCAATACCCTGCCGCGCCGCCTCCGGTGCCACAAAGAAAGCGCGGATCTTCGCCGCCTCAGTTGCGGGGTCGAGAACATCGCGCGTACCCACCGGCCGTTGATCGCCGCCGTACAGTGTCCGCCGCCAGCTCCAGCCGCCACATCCGATGATTCCTAATTCATGCTCAACCACAAAGTAGGTGCCGTCTGAAATCAATCGCGAATCGACACCGAACACGTGCGTGATGGCGGACTCGCTTTCACGCGTCGTGTAATAGCCAACACTGAGCGCCCGGGCAGCGCGCGCAATGTGCAGCTGGAGCGCAGGAATATCAGCGGTGGTCGCCAGTCGTAGCGTACGCATGAGGCTGGCGCTATTCCGTGGGCGGCGCCGAAGCTCCGGCCGCGCGTTGACCACGAAGGTACGCCACCCAGTACACACCGGCCACCAATAGCGTCCCTCCCACCAGGTTGCCGGCGGTCACCGCGACGAGATTCCGGACTACGCCGTCGATGGCCACCGTGCCCTGCGTGTCGAGCGCGAGGCCAAAGGGCAAAAAGAACCAGTTGGCAATGGAGTGCTCAAAGCCCATGGCGACAAACGCCGTAATCGGAAATACGATCGCGAGAATTTTATCGGACACACTGCGTCCACCCATCGCAATCCATACCGCGAGGCAGACAAGAGCGTTGCACAGCACGCCGCGCGCAAATGCCTCAGTAAACGACAATCCTATTTTGGCACGAGCAATCTGCAGCGCGGCCTCGCCTACAGCCCCATCACCGAGGGCCGCGCTTCCGGCCCACACGACGACCGCCACGGTACCAAGGCATCCAATCACGTTGCCGATGTACGCGAGCACCCAGTTCCGAATCACCGCGCGCGTGCCAATCAACCGACTCGCCCACGCCATCGCGAGCAAGTTGTTGCCCGTGAACAGTTCCGCGCCAGCGATGACCACCAGCACGAGGCCAAGGCTGAACGTCAACCCTCCCACCAATCGGGTCAATCCAAAGCCAAGCGTGGACTTGGTGACCACCACCGTAAAGAAAAACGCGCCCAT
This window contains:
- a CDS encoding formate/nitrite transporter family protein, producing MNETPFFADAHPPREIAQMVERLGVTKAKIDTVTLLALSTLAGAFISMGAFFFTVVVTKSTLGFGLTRLVGGLTFSLGLVLVVIAGAELFTGNNLLAMAWASRLIGTRAVIRNWVLAYIGNVIGCLGTVAVVVWAGSAALGDGAVGEAALQIARAKIGLSFTEAFARGVLCNALVCLAVWIAMGGRSVSDKILAIVFPITAFVAMGFEHSIANWFFLPFGLALDTQGTVAIDGVVRNLVAVTAGNLVGGTLLVAGVYWVAYLRGQRAAGASAPPTE
- a CDS encoding GNAT family N-acetyltransferase; protein product: MRTLRLATTADIPALQLHIARAARALSVGYYTTRESESAITHVFGVDSRLISDGTYFVVEHELGIIGCGGWSWRRTLYGGDQRPVGTRDVLDPATEAAKIRAFFVAPEAARQGIGRQLLEACTEAARAAGFRQLELMATLPGVPLYEACGFTETERVTDIVPDGTPIRFVRMHRAIDG